From the Halichoerus grypus chromosome 3, mHalGry1.hap1.1, whole genome shotgun sequence genome, one window contains:
- the ATP5ME gene encoding ATP synthase F(0) complex subunit e, mitochondrial produces YGDCASGVKVTVKTGPPVPVSPLIKLGRYSALFLSVAYGAKRHSYLKPRAEEERRIAAEEKKKQDERKRIERELAEAQDDSILKGACLSLEWCG; encoded by the coding sequence TATGGAGATTGTGCTTCCGGCGTGAAGGTTACGGTCAAGACGGGGCCGCCGGTGCCAGTCTCCCCGCTCATCAAGCTCGGCCGCTACTCCGCCCTGTTCCTCAGCGTGGCGTATGGAGCCAAGCGCCACAGTTACCTGAAACCTCGggcagaagaggagaggaggataGCCGCCgaggagaaaaagaagcaggATGAACGGAAGCGGATTGAGAGAGAACTGGCAGAAGCCCAAGACGACAGCATACTAAAGGGAGCCTGCCTTTCTCTGGAATGGTGTGGATGA